In the Colletotrichum lupini chromosome 4, complete sequence genome, tacgtaagtgaatgcgtaatcgtagtacgtaattccgcctcgagtaaattctagattattcagttaccttccagtactttccattgctcacgtaagcttatataagcagtattgcttacataatcaatacctataataatctacagaaatcgtagattaatatggtatatagtttgcttacgtaatattgataataaggcgaataataaagtaaacaaagttaccttcgtaacaattatatatagtactagctaactatttaaatagaagatatcgataacgatttcttagttaaagttaagcttattatataatttaaacttaaatctacgtaggctttacgtatttatttagtattaataatatactttcgttaactactctagcgcccctatttcgatattattattacttaattactttaagaagttatatagcctcgtaaccgacgggtgcccaaatctccggtatagtcttttaagcttactttccgttaggtaattaatcgacttcgtattattaataagctttataaacgtatacccctattgtcgttcgactatctcaaagtacttactactagagattctattcctcgtattattaaatataatacctagttaatctatatcttttagatataagagaaatagggtattaacgggtaaaatataaaaaatcatcgttccgaagtgcgtctctatttctactatacctagggcgacgatttccttacctaggccgaaactaatctttataatacttaccgttaacgtattaagcgttactagcgcgatcttttatagtacttagaattgccctttttttctagttaactattacgatgccctagtatctaagataatctattacgaaggtaactttgtttactttattattcgccttattatcaatattacgtaagcaaactatataccatattaatctacgatttctgtagattattataggtattgattatgtaagcaatactgcttatataagcttacgtgagcaatggaaagtactggaaggtaactgaataatctagaatttactcgaggcggaattacgtactacgattacgcattcacttacgtatacgcttattaattatatcataattaataagcaatggaatattctagtaggaggtttttatgcctatatgtaggcgtgtatttgcctacctagacctttcgttaagcaagtaacttctcatatagtaatttaactatattactctctttactataaaaacctcttttatatacgcttatatcccctatattcatatattcttgcttttatatgaatattcactttttatattctttataagaatatcccgcattacctcgttaaagctatacgtgctaaataatcctataaaaatcgtctaggccgtacttttcgttTACGTAAAATatctatacgagcttagtattcgagggatctaagtagtataaaaaggacccctctagctacccttagatatacttagtactatgttctttttttttaaatattaaaagagatagcgtcttctctttaatcgttaagataataggcttcggccctattaaattcgcccttttagctacctccgtatttattatctaagggaccttcttttactatttatatataaaagcctatttattaagagcttttactaccctctattcgtttagcctcgtatatcctctaaaggctaacggggcgaaaaaagagtagttaatatttttaatttcgttataatctaattcgttagtatagggggtaagatcttctttattttccgaatctcttataaagggtatatactttaggccgctactttaactaccgtcgctaggttctatacccccggatctacccttatatataataaggaattaattaaactaacgagggctagttttactatttactaccctcgactttttatattatttatataatttagtacgctctttttcaaagtagttacttaactaatatctatcttttttataaatataatattacttcttttattaccctacctataagttaaatctctacttatttaataaatctaggcctctttactaacgattactatatctagcctcttttcttttcttattatatattcaatcgacttaatattactaataagggccgttatacgcttagaaataagtttagCGCAGTATTctcgccttaatattaaagctagatcttagccttaagtagagcgttttATAGTCTTtgggtacttaatatagggtaatctttacctctagtatatactagactacggtataaaaatatccgactttccgctcgtttatccccttatttagctaggtttttactagcttatcgattcgattaataagctcttcgaggatctttactcgcaatttaccctctattatcctagctataaatataaaagaaatcgctcgtagcttagataggagctctaggttcttattataggtctcgaagcggcttcggattacgttaattatattaaaaaagtcgtttcgatcgagattacataccgctttataataataattagaggctttgcctataagtataatattaattaccgaatagtactagtattccctaattccgactttttcataataattataaaatatcgttagggttttttataagactttatacttccccctagagtataatttcttttttaaaaagatctttttaaggtctataaattgcctcgtattcgctactagatttttagtatttatatacgaaccctacgtcgctacgtactattagtaacttcgggtcgtctacctccttttttattagctaatcggcgccgaatttcgtattagtagcggtaacgagttatagattaaaataagtagaattattaattatcgtacttttagtactatattttgccccggtatatccttttataataatagatttccgttagtaattataaagagaaaatctaggtcgtttaccttttttctaaattcgttaaaacgattatatactctattaacctatacctagttctataatacgaattcctcttttataattatcgctattagtatttcgtatagctcttacgattataattatactagtaatacccctcgcttataaaggaatctattaattactttcgcaattcctaggcttacgtttacgaactattcgtctagctagtaactaaggtcgtttataatcttataaaataggggttacccctatagcccctttttcttataaaccttagttaaatagattaatactgcgttaatttactcgccgttaggctaatccgcgattctatatatctacgtcccctaataatccgggttaatatttacttatttataagggattaggattctatttaagatcgggttatatcctcttcttctttaccctaactcgctaagggtcgtactctagcttatacccgtattaatagttattaatatatttaattttaataaggatatatttaatctgcgcgcaggtcgtaataaatccgtactttcgctacttaacgaatttattaaggtttaggaGATTCTTACTTCTTCTCGctatcttattactactttcgtttttactatttttagcgattactactacttttttagatcgctagctattatacttattaagatcctcttttttatttaataaaaaagggtaggttttaataatttcttttaataatagtagcggtagacgtttatattactataagaagatatagtaattaatcttaggatctttattaattactaatttccgctatcccgtatacttctagcctcctaagcctcgtgctctttataatctctaaatagcttccttagttaatttctaatcgcgggccggctatagaaaagtcgtttaataaaaaagctactcggggtaataataaaaaagctagttacttaagtagttccgttaattaacgtagtttaacgtagtaaacgtcgacctttcgtaggtagtaaagggctataattacttaattccgtgtaGTATTTGagaattacctccttttttatttacttccgtaaggttaattagtacgaatctcctatcccgtgcggtattaaaaagtcgtctcttttgcgtagcgagatactttactaatttataatagtagagtttaattactaattaatattagtatccctattataaggtagttagttcgaaccgtagttaataaagagattaattaaactatataaatatctatataggtgtaaaaaggaggttctaaccgtaggttaggctagctacgataatcgtaaatagggccccctaattagcccctgcgcagtcggctgtatgccgcggtcgaattggacttccaatccgacaagcCATTTTCCAACGCCGTTGCACCAGCTTCATCCATCACAGTGAACCTAAGCGTACTTCTGTCTCAAACACACACTCGGCTTTAGCGTCCAAAACTTCATCTACACAGCTTGTCAATGCTCGCGTAGCAAGAGCAGCTGTGAACGAGGCAACATCGATATTAATATGCCAATGATATATGGCGAAGGATCCAAGGCCTTCCGTCGCCTTCAGGAGGAGATATCTCGAGAGACGAACGATCTGTCCCTGTTCGCATGGAAGGGCCATCCCCAGGGTTCTGTGGGATCTCAGATGTCCAGAGGCATCTTTGCGAGGTCCCCAAGCGAGTTTAGCTCCTGTTCAACAATGCAAAGGTCTGGCACGAGACAGGACTCACCAGGCGAGTTCACTCTCACCAACAAAGGTGTTCGATTTGAGACGAAGTTGTACAAGTATACAAACGGGGCGTTTGTAATTTATCTGGGGTTTAGAATGCACGACACACCCGTCTGCATTGTTCTCACACGCACACTAGAAGGCTTCGTTCGAAGCGAACCTTGGTCGTTGACGTACAAGCCGTCCTGGAACCTATCCAGGGTTCCCAACATTTTCGTATTCCACGTCCAAAAGGAACTTTGAAGAAGATTTTGCTCTGACTCTTGCGTTGGGATGGGCCAGTCCGCGTCAACAGCCCTTCGCCGTACATTACGGTTCTGATCGGTTGGTGGGCGCTGACAAGCTACCAACGACCAGAAACGTCCTCCCGAATAACTTCCCGGACCTTGTCAAAGACGATCTCGACTGGGGGAGTTCGCAAGAAGAGGCATTTGAGAAGGCACTTTTGAGCATTTGCACAAACCCTCAATTTCAGGCTACGGAGGTAGAGTTCGTCACCAAGAAGATAACTGATGGGCAACGTGGCTTTCGCATGGTCAAAGATTACCGCGCCACTTTCAGGGTCGAGTTAGAGACGCACCAAGATCACAACGGCATCATAACCTATCATGCTTCTCTGTCTGGCAAGATCTAAAGAGTGGAGAGTCGCAATGTTATGTTGACTTTGAAATCGACATGATCAGATTCAGCCTGATGGCCGGGAGTTGAGTGTTCTATATCGCTCTATTCTGACTAATACTGAATTTCCTATGCACATCATATTCTAAGGCCGCAATATATTTAGGTATCACTGTAGGAGTTAAGACCaccgtttttatttttgAGGGACCAGTTCACCCGATCTAATGGACTTGGTCGACTATGCAACATTGTATTATTAGCCACCCATTTAACGTCCTGCCACATACAGTGTGCTGTAATTCCGGCTTTGGTCGGTTAAATATATCAAAGGAAACATATGATGGTCAATGGTGAAGCGCCCAAGAGCCACCAGACGGTGAAGATGGAATTAGCGACATTGGGAACCGGGAAGCCACGCGTAGGTGTATGCTTAAACCTTTCTCTTTTGCGGCGATCCGGTGCCTCTCGTCTCTCTTCCGGAACTAGATTTGCCTAGAGACGTGTCACTCACAACTCCTCGACTTGTCAGCGGAGATGAGTGGTTGTGATGAAAGCTAACGGGAGGCTGACGGGAGCGAGCGACGTGAAGGTACGTACTGACCACCAGACCCGCTTAATTACCACGCTAGTCCAAAACGGAGCAGGCGCATAACCTGCCTTGCGAATTTCAAGGTGACATCTCTCTGATTTCTATCCAAACACAGCTTCACGAAGGCAGCCGATCATCATGGCCTCGATCGCAGCATCACTGGCCTCGGCCCTCCCGAAACCCAAGTACACTGGAGAAGATGAGGAAGCTCCCTCACGCGCTCTGCAACGCGGCCCCCGTATCGTTGGTGCCGGCCAGCTGGACGAGACGCAAATCGTGCTGAAGCGATCGGGCCCTCCACCATACCAACAGCGAGCAGGATGGCGACCGCGAGGACCCGAAGATTTTGGCGACGGTGGCGCGTTCCCCGAGATACCGATCGCTCAATACCCGCTCGACATGGGAAAGAAGGGCGCGACGACCAGCAACGCGCTCGCCATCCAGGTCGACGGCGAGGGCAAGCTCGACTACGGGGCCATTGCGCGTCAGGGCCACGCCGAAAACCGAATCGTTCATACCTCGTTCAAGGATCTCATTCCTCTTCGCCAGCGCGCCGACGCGGGCGAAATCGACCTGAGCCGACCCAGTCAAGAGGAGGTGGAAGCGACGGCGGAAAAGACGAAGAATGCATTGGCAGCACTGGTCAGCGGTGCCGTGGCCGCCCAGAAGCCAAAGACGCTCAGTGTCGGAAAGAGAAACGATCCGACATTTGTGCGATACACGCCGGCAAATCAGATGGGCGACAACTCGACCAAGCAGGACCGCATTATGAAGATTGTAGAGCGGCAAAGGGACCCGATGGAGCCTCCTAAGTTCAAGCACAAGAAGATCCCCCGTGGACCGCCAAGCCCGCCACCTCCTGTCCTGAGATCGCCGCCACGGAAGCTGACGGCAAAGGACCAGGAGGATTGGCGCATTCCCCCGCCGGTCTCCAACTGGAAGAACCCGAAGGGTTTCACCGTCCCCTTGGACAAGAGATTAGCGGCCGATGGACGCGGACTCCAGGACGTGGCGATCAACGACAAGTTTGCTCAATTTTCCGAAGCGCTGTACGTCGCAGACAGGCACGCCCGCGAGGAAGTAAGACAGCGTGCAGCCATGCAACAGCGTCTGgcagagaaggagaaggcgcAAAAGGAGGAGAACCTCAGAATGCTGGCCCAGAAGGCTCGCGAAGAACGGGCCGGCGGGGGCAGACGGGACTCACGATCACGGTCACGGTCACGCAGCTACAGCGGCTCAGACTCGGAAGACTCAGACGGTTCGGAGGACTCTGAGATCCGGGAGAGAGAAAAGGCACGAAAGGAGCGCATGCGTGAGGAGGAGAGGAAGCTTCGGCAGTCACGTATGGGTGCCGAGAGGAGAGTGCAGGTCATGGCAAGAGAGCAAAACCGCGACATTTCGGAAAAGATTGCTCTTGGTCTTGCCAAACCTACCCAGTCCAAGGAAACCATGTATGACTCGAGACTTTTCAACCAGTCCAGCGGCTTCGACAGCGGCTTCAACGAGGACAACCACTACGACAAGCCGCTTTTCGCCGCTCAAGAGGCTATTGGCAGCATTTATAACCCGCGAGCCAACATGGACGATGAGGACGGCGAGGCAGCAGGTGATAAGGAAATGGCCAAGATCCAAAAGACCAGTCGGTTCGGCGAGGCTTTGGGTAGGGGGACGTTCAAGGGCACAGAAGATGTCGAGGTCAGTACACCACTTCGAACGAGAGCAAAGGGCAGTGCTAACAAACATTTTCCACAGGCGAGAGAGGGACCAGTGCAGTTTGAAAAGGATGCCGGGGACCCCTTCAACGTGGACAAGTTCCTGTCCGAGGTGGAGCAAAACTCTTCGTCAAAGAGGGGTTACGGTCTTCAGGACGATGATTCTCGGCAGCCGAAGCGGGCGCGAGTAGACGAGGATGATGATTAAACTAGGCCGGTTTTCTTATTGCTTCCATATAGCCAACCAAAAAAGCTTCTTGGCTTCATTGTACGACAAAGTAGGGGACGTTTTTTGGACTGGCATCGAGATGGGCGCCCTTATTCGGGGCATCGGAAACAGCCTCGCAAAATGCCAAATTGCAAGGCATAACGCAGAAGTGCAGTACATGCACAAAATCGATTTGAGCCCAAGAGACGTGGTGAAGAAACATTGGATGATTGCGTAGACTTCGTGGGCCCTCTATTGTGTGTTTTAGGGCGGAAATTCTCTTGACTTTTTGGCTTGAAGCCGACTGGATGAGTTGGTGTAGCGACGCTGGCTGTTTCAGGGACGGCGAATTCATGCGGACTTTTATCTTCGGACTGGTTGCGGCAAACTCATGCTTCTCTCTTCCAAGACAAGGCCGAGAACCGGACGAAAGACGGACGGAACCATTTGTTCTGGCACCTCTGGAGCAAACGACTGGACTTGCTACCTGTTGGGTTGACGGGCCTGCCTTGAAGTCGGTAAAACTTGTCAGAGTTGGGTGTCGGCGGGAGTGACAGTCATGACCGGCGAGGGGCACGTCGTGGGGTGTCATTGGTGGTTTGCAAATGTGGCCCGGGAGTTGAACCAAGATCCAAGACATCAGGCGAGCCAGGGGGGAAAACAAATAGTTGAGACGAAGATCAGGCAGTGTTGTGGGAAACGTGGGCGGTGGCTGGAGCATTGGACGTTCCGGGCCTATAATTAAAGTCTGTATTGTCCTTGGTAAGCTTGGTATGTAAGGTGGTAGACCAGAAGCTTTGGCTGACAGGTTTTCTCGTTGAAACAGTTGCGTTTTCTTGCTCTCGTGGTTTAAGCTCCGAGTCGGAGACGTTTGCCAATGCCTTGGCTGTGAGCCAACCGGCTTTTAGGAATGTAACTGTTCATGCGTTCTTGAGAGGATAAGAGTTCACCGTTGAGAAGGGTTGCTGGGCAATCGCGGAGTGTAGCAAAAGGTGGGTTACCGTGAAGTATGAAGTGAGGAGAGTTGGTGTTTTGTTTGAAGCATCGTGAGACGAGAGACAGCGGAGAAAGCAATGGCGGAGAATGGAATGAGAGAAAGAGGCAAGAGCTGTTGTAAGCTTAAATCTACGCCAACCGCCAGCGAGAAGGCTACCAGAGTTTGATCTTACATGCTATAGGTATTTAGGCTTCATGTTCGCATCACGCATGTTGGGCTTTCCGGGCCATATGCGACCCAGTTCAAATGTTCACTCAAACACCTCCAACTGCTCCCCGATGGACAGGTACGCGGATGTCAAATATGCTGATCAGTTCTCCCGATCTCGTTCCACGAGTTGGGCTGGGGCCCGTTGCAGGAGCGGCAAGCCGAACCTGATCCGAATTCGAGCTGGCGGATCCCCAGGCGCAGATCAATCACGAAATGGTTCGCCGCACATCAGCAGTCGATCTTTCAATGCGGCTCCCAGTCATGTCAGGTACGCGGACTGGCTGTGAGACATTGCAAACCTGGCAGCCGTTCCGTCTATTCTTGCTCATTCCCTCGTTACATTTCATTTCTAGTTCCCGACTCTAGATATCTTTCTGATAGTCGCTCTCGTTCAAGTTCTGTGAAGGAAACCCTCTGAGATCAAAGCGTCGGCTTGAGACGAGGGCTGATAATCAAGCTTTCTTCCCATCACCCGTAAACCAGGGTCTTGCGAAAGTAATTCCATGATTCAGAGAAAGACAAACGACATCGGAGCAATGATCGGGGAGTaagcagagagagagaagacaAGACCGCACACTTGACATAGTTCTTCGGGCCTTTTGGCTGAGGAAAGGCAATGCATACGACAAGCTGCGCGGGTCCCATTTCATTGACTTCCAGACTCAGAGTTTAGGGCCTCACGGACGGTCCAACTTGGCTCCTGTCGCCAAGCCCTTTAGTGCTTGGGGGTTCGGCCTCTAAGCCGTGCCCTGCTCACCCCTGACTCCAGAAGCCAAGCTTGTCTCTTCCAACTTCCATACTTCTTCCGGATGGTTTTCCTTGTCCTTCCTACCTAGTTCCAGTCACTGCCAGTCCAATGCATGTCACATCAGACAGCGTCGACGTGCATCCACTATGAGGCGCTATGAAGCGTCGATCCTGCCGGCTGCTTCATCCGACATTGTCTTCAACCCCGTCTCTCTTACATTCCTACCATCTCGTGCGGCGGCGACAACAATAGCCAAGACTTCGGATTCATTTTGCCTCTTTGACACCGTCGTCTGTTATCATCGCCCGCGCAGCAAAGACAATAATGAGATGCTGTCTGGGAGCCGAGGCAGGTCACTGACAGTTGGGAACGCACTCGCACTCGCTCGCTCTTCATCTCGAGGCTGCAACAAAACCTGGCATCCGGTCCTCCTTTCGGGCTG is a window encoding:
- a CDS encoding HET domain-containing protein, which codes for MIYGEGSKAFRRLQEEISRETNDLSLFAWKGHPQGSVGSQMSRGIFARSPSEFSSCSTMQRSGTRQDSPGEFTLTNKGVRFETKFPRQQPFAVHYGSDRLVGADKLPTTRNVLPNNFPDLVKDDLDWGSSQEEAFEKALLSICTNPQFQATEVEFVTKKITDGQRGFRMVKDYRATFRVELETHQDHNGIITYHASLSGKI
- a CDS encoding SKIP/SNW domain-containing protein yields the protein MASIAASLASALPKPKYTGEDEEAPSRALQRGPRIVGAGQLDETQIVLKRSGPPPYQQRAGWRPRGPEDFGDGGAFPEIPIAQYPLDMGKKGATTSNALAIQVDGEGKLDYGAIARQGHAENRIVHTSFKDLIPLRQRADAGEIDLSRPSQEEVEATAEKTKNALAALVSGAVAAQKPKTLSVGKRNDPTFVRYTPANQMGDNSTKQDRIMKIVERQRDPMEPPKFKHKKIPRGPPSPPPPVLRSPPRKLTAKDQEDWRIPPPVSNWKNPKGFTVPLDKRLAADGRGLQDVAINDKFAQFSEALYVADRHAREEVRQRAAMQQRLAEKEKAQKEENLRMLAQKAREERAGGGRRDSRSRSRSRSYSGSDSEDSDGSEDSEIREREKARKERMREEERKLRQSRMGAERRVQVMAREQNRDISEKIALGLAKPTQSKETMYDSRLFNQSSGFDSGFNEDNHYDKPLFAAQEAIGSIYNPRANMDDEDGEAAGDKEMAKIQKTSRFGEALGRGTFKGTEDVEAREGPVQFEKDAGDPFNVDKFLSEVEQNSSSKRGYGLQDDDSRQPKRARVDEDDD